A genome region from Maridesulfovibrio salexigens DSM 2638 includes the following:
- a CDS encoding substrate-binding domain-containing protein: MNLKLFSSVIALFAILLFAIPAKAEKYFTLDQYIKIHPTEKILEDRFNKIVKRNDVTRLKKQLSPKIAIVYPGGEVSDYWRRSTKSFENRIHQYGATPRISKFYINASETMGKQVAIFQKALATDPDYLFFTLDALRHQRMIEPILIKGKPKIILQNITTPLKAWEDKQPFMYVGFDHARGTRMLAEYFARKTGGRGSYAILLPNPGYLNEERGNSFISYMDNNTSLKLATAFRTGINKKRARVATLNIATQYPDIKFIYACSTDIALGAVEALQEKDMLQQIMVNGWGGGTPEIKAIENGELDVTVMRINDDNGVAMADAVILDMLGQKSLIPLVFSGRFEILEKGVSAKRLHQLQQESFRYSGN, translated from the coding sequence ATGAATCTCAAACTATTTTCGTCCGTCATAGCCCTCTTTGCAATTCTGCTTTTCGCAATACCTGCCAAGGCCGAAAAATACTTCACTCTCGACCAATACATTAAAATTCATCCCACTGAAAAAATTCTGGAAGATCGCTTTAATAAGATCGTTAAAAGAAATGACGTTACGCGACTTAAAAAACAATTGAGTCCTAAAATAGCCATTGTATATCCCGGAGGAGAAGTCTCGGATTACTGGCGCAGAAGCACTAAATCCTTCGAAAACAGGATTCACCAATACGGTGCTACTCCCCGTATTTCTAAATTTTATATTAATGCCTCAGAAACAATGGGCAAGCAGGTAGCCATTTTCCAGAAGGCCCTTGCAACCGACCCGGACTACCTTTTCTTTACCCTTGATGCTCTGAGGCACCAAAGAATGATTGAGCCTATCCTAATTAAAGGAAAGCCCAAAATAATACTCCAGAACATTACTACCCCGCTTAAGGCCTGGGAAGATAAACAACCCTTCATGTACGTTGGATTTGACCATGCACGCGGAACAAGAATGCTTGCCGAGTATTTTGCCCGCAAAACAGGTGGACGCGGCAGCTACGCAATTCTCCTGCCGAATCCCGGTTATTTGAATGAAGAAAGAGGAAATTCCTTTATTTCATATATGGACAACAACACATCCCTCAAACTGGCAACTGCTTTCCGCACCGGAATCAATAAAAAAAGAGCACGGGTGGCAACTTTGAATATTGCTACACAATACCCGGATATTAAATTTATCTACGCCTGCTCTACAGATATTGCTCTTGGAGCAGTTGAAGCATTGCAAGAAAAGGATATGCTCCAACAAATCATGGTCAACGGCTGGGGTGGCGGTACACCTGAGATAAAAGCAATTGAAAATGGAGAACTGGATGTCACGGTAATGCGCATCAACGATGACAACGGCGTAGCCATGGCCGATGCTGTGATTCTTGATATGCTTGGACAAAAATCACTTATTCCCCTTGTATTTTCCGGTAGGTTTGAAATATTGGAAAAAGGTGTAAGTGCAAAACGACTGCACCAACTGCAACAGGAAAGCTTTCGCTACTCCGGAAACTAA
- a CDS encoding PAS domain-containing protein gives MKLFSRKALGLTIQLLTPMLALVVVMGIFILSWSFYLSKTTLESEIAIDIEKTESIVALSLNNTLEDIKDDLIEMTLDPNFRGAIISGDSETLDQKLYEFMNSRQGYLLDVLTIYREGRNWVEAGVIELPIVQLRNKFKNTMTTSPAWGYLSFRSLNSIRTMLVCAVPVFNEHTGEVAGILYGGIDLNSNVSFIDRLKDVSSAINAALISRHRLIISTSNPSKPEMKKLVDWTLGIKPGDFKIDEELIYSTIQLLPQQADSPLLFSFVRQNPSFQSLKKNYMQNLGILLSLATLLAIFTAWALQKRILKALKMLTDYAQNVASGERETNFIPGQVREFNQLGSMLENMVAKLDENSVYISKLFSSAKAPIINCDTTGVVLDMNPAAAKLIGFDEKQVLSKTLNNLFPGNYQETIDEALQQAMVGDFTPVLELPIRPVEGDEKYFIWTFSPVRMESKEDADFILLQGLDITESKKATKKAQESEARLSQVINLLPQEIFANDLEGKFLLVNSIKAEKMGIPASEITGKYLPEIITDPVEVTRILEDDRMVIERNEKLLTEESFRDENRVTHWIETTRVPYTTAENNTPAILTISTDISRIKEVEQEMKSLNKELVERVAMRTTELENANSALLKSMDELRQTQDKLVETEKMASLGELVAGVAHEINTPLGISVTSASFIKELTETLQHNFESGTMKKSDLEKFLKTGSEALDNIMKNLERSATLISNFKQLAVDQTSDDVRQINLHEYIQGILLSLKPKFKTYKHEITVDCPKGLEINISPGSLMQVITNIVSNSLTHAFPDTDEGNISITAERSGKGVKLTFSDNGIGMGTEQVLKVFEPFYTTARSEGYTGLGMHLVYNLVTRALNGTIECQSSPGEGTTYEIWFPEGE, from the coding sequence ATGAAGCTGTTCTCAAGGAAGGCTCTGGGACTGACAATACAACTACTGACCCCTATGCTGGCTTTGGTAGTTGTCATGGGAATATTCATACTTTCATGGTCTTTCTATTTGTCCAAAACCACCCTTGAAAGCGAAATAGCCATTGATATTGAAAAAACAGAAAGCATTGTTGCTCTCTCTCTAAACAACACACTCGAAGACATTAAAGATGACCTTATTGAAATGACTCTGGATCCTAATTTCCGGGGCGCAATCATTTCCGGTGACAGTGAAACCCTTGACCAGAAGCTGTACGAATTTATGAACTCCCGCCAAGGGTATCTTCTGGACGTTCTGACCATTTACCGGGAAGGGCGAAACTGGGTTGAAGCCGGAGTCATCGAACTACCAATCGTTCAACTTCGTAATAAATTCAAAAACACTATGACCACGTCTCCGGCTTGGGGTTACCTTTCATTCAGATCATTAAATAGCATCAGGACCATGCTGGTCTGTGCTGTCCCTGTTTTCAATGAACATACCGGTGAGGTCGCCGGAATCCTTTACGGCGGGATCGATCTGAACTCCAACGTATCTTTTATAGATCGACTGAAAGATGTATCAAGCGCAATTAACGCAGCCCTCATCAGCAGACACAGGTTAATCATAAGCACATCCAATCCCTCTAAACCGGAGATGAAAAAGCTCGTTGACTGGACTCTGGGTATCAAACCGGGTGATTTTAAAATTGATGAGGAGCTTATCTACTCTACCATCCAGCTACTCCCACAGCAGGCAGACAGCCCATTGCTATTCAGTTTTGTAAGGCAAAACCCTTCGTTCCAATCCTTAAAGAAAAATTACATGCAGAATCTGGGTATCCTTCTTTCACTGGCAACCCTTTTGGCTATATTTACTGCTTGGGCATTGCAAAAAAGGATTCTAAAAGCACTGAAAATGCTTACTGATTATGCCCAGAACGTAGCATCCGGAGAACGAGAAACAAATTTCATCCCCGGTCAGGTAAGGGAATTCAACCAACTGGGCTCGATGCTCGAGAACATGGTTGCAAAACTGGACGAAAACAGCGTCTATATTTCTAAACTATTCTCCTCAGCAAAAGCGCCAATCATTAACTGCGACACAACCGGAGTTGTCCTTGATATGAATCCGGCAGCAGCGAAACTTATAGGTTTTGACGAAAAACAGGTTTTAAGCAAAACACTGAATAATCTTTTTCCGGGAAACTATCAGGAGACGATAGACGAAGCATTGCAACAGGCTATGGTAGGTGATTTCACTCCGGTTCTGGAATTACCGATCCGTCCGGTGGAAGGAGATGAAAAATATTTTATCTGGACATTTTCTCCAGTTCGGATGGAATCCAAGGAAGATGCAGACTTTATTCTCCTTCAGGGCCTCGATATAACCGAAAGCAAGAAAGCAACAAAAAAAGCTCAGGAAAGTGAAGCACGGCTAAGTCAGGTAATCAATCTGCTGCCACAAGAAATATTCGCCAACGACCTTGAAGGTAAATTTTTGCTGGTAAACAGCATCAAAGCCGAAAAGATGGGGATTCCTGCTTCTGAGATTACCGGAAAATACCTGCCGGAGATAATAACTGATCCGGTGGAAGTAACCCGTATTCTTGAAGATGACCGCATGGTCATTGAAAGAAATGAAAAGCTCCTCACCGAAGAGAGTTTCCGCGATGAGAACAGGGTAACCCACTGGATTGAAACAACACGGGTTCCCTATACCACAGCAGAAAACAACACCCCGGCTATCCTGACGATTTCCACAGATATCTCCCGCATCAAAGAAGTTGAGCAGGAGATGAAATCCTTGAACAAAGAGCTGGTGGAAAGGGTCGCCATGCGAACCACCGAACTGGAAAACGCCAACTCAGCCTTACTTAAATCTATGGATGAACTGCGCCAGACTCAGGATAAACTGGTTGAAACGGAAAAGATGGCTTCTCTCGGGGAGCTTGTTGCCGGAGTAGCTCATGAAATCAACACCCCGCTTGGGATCAGTGTAACCAGCGCTTCATTTATTAAAGAGCTGACCGAAACCCTGCAACACAACTTTGAATCCGGCACCATGAAAAAGTCGGACCTTGAAAAGTTCCTGAAAACCGGCAGCGAGGCTCTCGATAACATAATGAAAAACCTTGAGCGCTCAGCAACACTTATCAGCAACTTCAAGCAGCTAGCAGTGGACCAGACTTCTGATGATGTCCGCCAAATCAACCTGCACGAATACATTCAGGGAATCCTGCTGTCGCTCAAGCCAAAATTCAAGACATACAAGCATGAAATAACTGTGGACTGCCCCAAGGGGCTGGAAATTAATATTTCACCCGGCTCACTAATGCAGGTCATAACAAATATTGTAAGCAACTCTCTGACCCATGCTTTCCCGGATACGGATGAAGGGAATATATCCATTACTGCTGAACGCAGCGGCAAAGGGGTCAAACTCACCTTCTCAGACAACGGCATCGGAATGGGAACGGAGCAAGTATTAAAAGTATTTGAACCGTTTTACACCACAGCCAGAAGTGAGGGCTATACAGGACTCGGCATGCATCTGGTATACAACCTTGTAACCAGAGCACTGAACGGAACGATTGAATGTCAGAGTTCGCCGGGAGAGGGAACCACATACGAAATATGGTTTCCTGAAGGAGAATAA
- a CDS encoding GGDEF domain-containing response regulator encodes MEERAKILIVDDERLNLNVLSDLLRQDYKVVLAKNGNQALDRVNSDNPPDLVLLDVLMPEMDGYEVLRKIKTSDKSKDIPVVFITALDSEHDEARGLEMGAVDYIRKPFHPPIVKARIKNHLTIARQRKLLEGLANLDGLTEMPNRRSFELALDREWRRCSRSGDKMSLAMLDVDCFKQYNDNYGHTAGDEVLKKVADLLLAEVQRPADVAARYGGEEFVLLLPETDSDGGRYIAEKIRVLISELGIKHGFSSVSNVLTVSLGGVTVIPSTFSKAQDLTVGADSMLYEAKRRGRNMVLWTDLT; translated from the coding sequence ATGGAAGAGAGAGCTAAAATACTAATTGTTGATGATGAGCGTTTGAATCTCAATGTCCTTTCCGATCTGTTGCGTCAGGACTATAAGGTTGTCTTGGCTAAAAATGGCAATCAGGCTCTTGATCGTGTGAATTCTGATAATCCTCCTGATCTGGTGCTGCTGGATGTTCTTATGCCGGAAATGGATGGGTATGAAGTTCTGCGTAAAATCAAAACTTCCGATAAAAGTAAGGATATTCCGGTTGTTTTTATTACTGCCCTTGATTCCGAGCATGATGAGGCCCGCGGTCTTGAAATGGGTGCCGTGGATTATATTCGCAAGCCTTTCCATCCCCCAATCGTCAAGGCAAGGATAAAGAATCACCTGACCATAGCCAGACAGAGAAAATTATTGGAAGGACTTGCCAATCTGGACGGTCTTACTGAAATGCCCAATAGAAGAAGTTTTGAACTGGCTTTGGACAGGGAGTGGCGCCGTTGTAGTCGTTCCGGGGATAAAATGTCGCTGGCTATGCTCGATGTAGACTGTTTCAAGCAATATAACGATAACTACGGTCATACTGCCGGAGATGAAGTTCTTAAGAAAGTTGCTGATCTCTTACTGGCTGAGGTCCAACGTCCGGCAGATGTTGCCGCACGATACGGCGGAGAAGAATTTGTTCTCCTGCTCCCGGAGACAGATTCAGATGGCGGCAGGTATATTGCCGAAAAAATCAGGGTTTTAATTTCTGAGTTGGGTATCAAGCACGGTTTTTCTTCAGTAAGTAATGTGCTGACGGTAAGTCTTGGCGGAGTGACTGTGATCCCATCCACCTTTTCAAAGGCTCAGGATTTAACCGTCGGCGCTGATTCGATGCTTTACGAGGCTAAGCGCAGGGGAAGAAATATGGTCCTCTGGACCGATTTGACCTGA
- a CDS encoding queuosine precursor transporter, whose amino-acid sequence MLSSTFERKAFTLLTSLFIGSLVMAAVVSTKIINIFGFYAPAGVLAYSVTFIVSDIISEIWGKERANEVIHCGFIALLTAIALSWAALHWTAAPFWHGQEGFASVLGNTPRIVLASLMAYLVSQTNDVWLFHFLRKLTKGNHLWLRNNLSTIVSQLIDSTIFVTIAFYGVMPVTDIIIGQWVAKVCIAFLDTPLVYAGVSLLRQRTPLAATS is encoded by the coding sequence ATGCTCTCTTCAACATTTGAACGCAAAGCGTTCACTCTTCTGACGAGCCTTTTCATCGGCTCGCTGGTCATGGCCGCGGTTGTATCAACCAAGATCATCAACATCTTCGGCTTTTACGCCCCCGCAGGAGTACTGGCCTACTCCGTTACCTTTATTGTCTCGGATATTATCAGTGAAATCTGGGGGAAGGAAAGGGCAAATGAAGTTATCCACTGCGGATTCATTGCCCTACTGACCGCCATCGCCCTTTCATGGGCCGCCCTGCACTGGACAGCTGCCCCCTTCTGGCACGGACAGGAAGGTTTTGCCAGCGTACTCGGCAATACCCCGCGCATTGTCCTTGCATCACTGATGGCTTATCTGGTCAGCCAGACAAATGATGTTTGGCTCTTCCATTTCCTGCGCAAGCTGACAAAAGGCAATCATCTCTGGTTGCGCAACAACCTCTCAACCATTGTTTCACAGCTCATTGACTCGACTATATTCGTTACCATCGCCTTCTACGGCGTAATGCCCGTAACAGATATCATCATAGGTCAATGGGTCGCCAAAGTATGTATTGCTTTTCTGGACACTCCGCTGGTCTATGCCGGAGTAAGCCTGCTCAGACAACGCACACCACTGGCCGCCACATCCTGA